The DNA region CCAACCCATTCCTTGCGCCCCCATTTCGCGCAGCCAACATGTACCTGCAAAGGCCCATCATTTTTTGCAGCGGCAAGGGTTTCAACAGTTATCTGCGGATCGGCCGGCAGGGTAAAATCAACCCGGGATAATTCTTCGTCCGTTACTCTACCAAATTCCATTTGCTTTTTTGTGCGAAAGATAGTGATTTGGTTGGATTGTATAATGGTTGATTAAGTGAGTAGTTGATTAGGTGAATAGTTGGAATGGATGGATAAACAAGAATTAAGATAACCACTCACCTAATCAACTCAATCAACCATTCACCAATTAAAGAAACATCCCGCCCGAAGCCTCAATACGCTGAGCGTTGATCCAGCGGGCATCCTCAGTGCAGAGGAAAGCTACTATGCCACCAATATCATCCGGCTGGCCTACCCTGCCCAAAGCTGTTGACTTTGACATCATTTCTTCCAAACCGGGATGCGAATCAAATGCAGCTTTGGTAAAATCAGTTTGAATAATACCCGGAGCAACGACATTTGCGGCTATACCACGGCTGCCCAATTCTTTTGCCAGGTATTTGGTAAATACCTCGATAGCACCTTTCATGGAGGCATAAGCGGCATACCCCGGAGTTGAGAAACGGGCCAACCCGGTCGAAAAATTAATGATCCGGCCGCCGTCGGCAATTACCGGTAAACTTTTTTGGGTTAAAAAGTAAACACCTTTAAAATGAACATTAAACAGGTTGTCAAAATCTTCTTCGGTGGTTTGTGCAAATGGCGAGGCAGCGTCGATACCAGCGTTATTGATCAGGAAATCAAAGGCAGTACGGTCCCATTTTTCGCTCAGGATTGCTTTTAGCTTTGTAATGAAAGCATCAAAGGTGGATACGATACCTGTATCCAGTTGCAAAGCAGCAGCCTTTTGCCCCGTCGATTCAATTTCAGCAACTACAGCTTCAGCTTCTTCTTTTTTACTGCGATAAGTAACTATTACATCAATACCTTTTTTAGCCAGGTGCAATGCAGCATTTTTACCCAGCCCGCGGCTGCCGCCGGTTATCAGTGCAATTTTATTTGTTCCCATTGTGATGTTTTTTTAATGTTTTAACAATACAAAGGTGCAATAGTTAGGAAGTAAAATTATGGTGACTACTTCAGATTAAATGGTGACCATTTCAGTTTTTTTCCAAAATATTTCTACCAAAAATTCCCAAAAGTATTGGACTGAAACAGCATCAATAAATTTATCAACCTCAAAATCAACAAATAAGAGATAAAAAACTAATTAAACTACTAAAACTATAGGAATTATATAATTTATTATTACATTTGCATTGTCAACAACGACAAAATGTTCTTTTCATAACTTATCAAGAAAGACTGAGGGAAAGGCCCAAAGACGTCTTAGCAACCTGTACATCCGCATAATGTAAAAGGTGCTAATTCCTGCTCCTGTGCAAAACGGGAGAGAGATAATTATATCTACACCCCACAACCGATCTGATTAAGTGAATTTTATGGTTTTCAAGTCGCGTGACCGAGAGGATAGGTGGGGGTCCGCAATACCCTAAACGGCAGTTCGAATCTGCCCGCGACATCAAATTTTTTCCAATCTTTTTTGTTTATAGCTTACAAGTCAACTCTGTACCTTGTTGAAATCCGCAGGTAGGGGTAAGTTTTATCCACATCCGGATGATTTTTATAGTTGCCTTCCAGCCTGAAATATCCGGGTTCGGCACTTATCGAGAGGTCTTTTAACACACGGTAACTTATCTCATTGGTTATGGTATGTAAAAAATAGTGCGACTTATTGCCATTAATAGTCATGAGCCAACTACCCCGATAATTAATATTATAATAAAATCTATTACCTATATTAAAACCAGCTCTGCCATTTATGGCAAAACCCGAGCCGTAATCATAATTGCGCCCTCTATATAGATAGGGATCGGGAGCGGCTCCTAAAATGATAAGCCCCGCACCCACCGCAGTATTCACTTTAAAGCCATTCAATAATTTAAATTCAGATAGTAGATTAGCCTTTACGCTTTGCCCTCCGTAAAAGAACGCAGCATTACGTATGTAATCATAATTAGCCGATATGATGATCAGGTTCTCCACGCTATCCGATAACGAAACGTCCCATCCTGCAAGAGATCCGTAAACACTGATCACATTAACCGCACTGCTATCGTCTTTCCCAAACTCGGCTGTGATGGAAATATTGCTGAAAGGTGTGTGCAGATTTTCGTTAGACGCGCCGTAAAGCAGCTTCGCCCTGCCAAACCAACCAAACCGTCCGTGGGTTAGCAATCCCTGGTTGCCGCTGTTAAACTTACGCGCACCCAGATCAAATTCGGCACTCACTTTTGATGAATCATCCTGCGACCTATTTGCCGGCCCAACAACCTTTCCCCATTTTCCATCAATAATGCGGTTAAGGCCATTCATCGGGTTAACCAAAAAACCCAGCACCTCACTGGCTTGCCGCTTAAAACCGCGGCGGTGATTATTAATGATCTTATTCGATAGCCGATAGGTCATTTCGCCCAATACTATGCCGCCAAAGCTGGTGTTGATAAAATCATTAGGGGCAGGTGCCTGGTTTTCGGCAAATGTTTCCCACAGATAACTGCCCGCCATAGTAGCCGGTACTGATTGCCAAAAACTAAAACCATTACTCCTGAAGGCGCTATAAAACATGCTGCCGTGATATGGATGTCCAAACTGGTTGGTTTGAAACGGATCATTGTCCCAGGTCCAACTGCCTGGTTTCAGGTTATGGCCTGTTGTTTTCCAGGAAATCCGGGCATAATCAACGTTGACTATATAGCGATCATATGTCCAGGGCACAATCTCGGCGAGGCCAAGCTCTAAGGCAGCCCTTCCAAAACGTTTCTTTTTTGCAGGTGGATCTGAAAATCGTGTTATGGTATCTTTTTCCTTACGCAGGTCAAAAATATTAACCTGGGCCCCTACTTGCTGGCTGCAGAAAAACATGAACAGTAAAAGCGGCAGTATAATTCTTAACCTTCCGGAGTGTTGCCTGGTAAAATGGTAATCCGTTAAAGTCATATACACTAACAATTTAAAAGATACAGCTACAAAAGTTATAAAGGATGAAGTGAATTAGGTTAAAAAATGTTTGAGCAATGTTTAATTAATGTTAGGGCGGATATAATTTTGAAAATGCATTGGGCGGTAATGGCTACCAATAATTGTTATTTCCTTATTTAAGTACTGAAACATATTTTCATATATTTAGCATTGCTTAACCTGCATATTAAGCACCATAACCAGTATAAATTATTGCAATTGCTTTTTACTTATGAAGATCTTCAATATCATATGGGTTGTACTTTTTGTCACTTTTGCGGGTTTACAGTATAACGACCCCGACCCTTACCTTTGGATGCCCATTTACCTTTATTGTGCCTGGTTTTGCTACCTGGCAGCTAAAAAGGAATTTTACCCCATTGGCTATGCAGCCGGCATAATCATTTTTACAGGTTATGCCATTTATAAGATATTTGATAACAACGGCCTTATCGACTGGTTTAAGTTCCATCATGCCGAAAGCCTTGTCCAAACCATGAAAGCCGAAAAACCCTGGGTTGAAGAAGTGCGTGAGTTTTTCGGGTTACTGATCTGCGTAGCAGTACTGGCAATTAACTGGATCTATGCTGTAAGAGAGAGCAAAAAAGTACCGGTTAAAAAAGGAAGACGATAAGCCGCCCCTAATCCCCCCGGGAAGGGAGAATTTTTAAAGTCCCTCTCTTCCGGAGAGGGATTTAGGGTGAGGCTCCTTACAAATACGACAACCCTTTAAACTCCCCATCACTATAATAAAATGGCTCAAAGCCATCTTCGGCAAGTTCACAACTTACCTGCATGGTGGTAAAGGTAACATCGCCAAAAATATTAGCTATGGCCGAGTCGGCAGCATCATGGCCGGTAGCTATTTTGATGAGGCCGTTTAAAGGTACCAGCCGCGTGGCATCAAAAAGAATCCACTTACCACCAAGATAAGCCTCAAAGCAGGCGTGAAAATCGGCTGGTTTCAAGTGATAGGCGTACCCAGTAAAATAGCGGGCAGGTATGGTCAGCGCACGGCAAAGGGCTATGCCTAAGTGTGCAAAATCGCGGCAAACGCCGGCCTGTTCGGTAACGGTATCAAAAGCCGATGTTTGTGAATTGGTGGATCCGCTTAAATATTGTACATTTTTGTTGATCCAGTTGGTCAATTCGGCCACCTGCTCAAAAGGATTGGTAACATGCCCGAACATATTATGTGCAAGCCGGTATAATTTGTCCGACTGACAATAGCGGCTTGGATTTAAATATGGCAGCACCGGCGAGGGCAACTCAGAAACGTGGGTTTCCTGTAAATTACCGAAATCGGTTATTTCATAACAATTATCAACCGTAGCTTTGTAGGCAACTTTAATGTTGGGCGTATCGGCACCTACATCAAAACGTACCAAACGATTTTCGCCCTGCAGGGTTTGCAGCTCTTCAAACTTAATATAGGGTTCCAGGCCAAATTCTTCACTTATTACCGTTTGGCTTGGGCTGCGTAATGCGTGTATGTTTAAAATCAATGTGCCCGGCGACCGTACTACGTATTCCATTTGGGTAAACACATCGAATTTCATGTTATCAGCTTTCTGTTTTTATTTCTTCTAATTTGTTAAATGTGGCATCCATCCAATCCTCCGAAATATGCTCAAGTGCCAGTTTCAATTCCTCG from Mucilaginibacter sp. SJ includes:
- a CDS encoding transglutaminase-like domain-containing protein; the encoded protein is MKFDVFTQMEYVVRSPGTLILNIHALRSPSQTVISEEFGLEPYIKFEELQTLQGENRLVRFDVGADTPNIKVAYKATVDNCYEITDFGNLQETHVSELPSPVLPYLNPSRYCQSDKLYRLAHNMFGHVTNPFEQVAELTNWINKNVQYLSGSTNSQTSAFDTVTEQAGVCRDFAHLGIALCRALTIPARYFTGYAYHLKPADFHACFEAYLGGKWILFDATRLVPLNGLIKIATGHDAADSAIANIFGDVTFTTMQVSCELAEDGFEPFYYSDGEFKGLSYL
- a CDS encoding transmembrane 220 family protein, whose product is MKIFNIIWVVLFVTFAGLQYNDPDPYLWMPIYLYCAWFCYLAAKKEFYPIGYAAGIIIFTGYAIYKIFDNNGLIDWFKFHHAESLVQTMKAEKPWVEEVREFFGLLICVAVLAINWIYAVRESKKVPVKKGRR
- a CDS encoding SDR family oxidoreductase; the encoded protein is MGTNKIALITGGSRGLGKNAALHLAKKGIDVIVTYRSKKEEAEAVVAEIESTGQKAAALQLDTGIVSTFDAFITKLKAILSEKWDRTAFDFLINNAGIDAASPFAQTTEEDFDNLFNVHFKGVYFLTQKSLPVIADGGRIINFSTGLARFSTPGYAAYASMKGAIEVFTKYLAKELGSRGIAANVVAPGIIQTDFTKAAFDSHPGLEEMMSKSTALGRVGQPDDIGGIVAFLCTEDARWINAQRIEASGGMFL
- a CDS encoding DUF3943 domain-containing protein; the encoded protein is MTLTDYHFTRQHSGRLRIILPLLLFMFFCSQQVGAQVNIFDLRKEKDTITRFSDPPAKKKRFGRAALELGLAEIVPWTYDRYIVNVDYARISWKTTGHNLKPGSWTWDNDPFQTNQFGHPYHGSMFYSAFRSNGFSFWQSVPATMAGSYLWETFAENQAPAPNDFINTSFGGIVLGEMTYRLSNKIINNHRRGFKRQASEVLGFLVNPMNGLNRIIDGKWGKVVGPANRSQDDSSKVSAEFDLGARKFNSGNQGLLTHGRFGWFGRAKLLYGASNENLHTPFSNISITAEFGKDDSSAVNVISVYGSLAGWDVSLSDSVENLIIISANYDYIRNAAFFYGGQSVKANLLSEFKLLNGFKVNTAVGAGLIILGAAPDPYLYRGRNYDYGSGFAINGRAGFNIGNRFYYNINYRGSWLMTINGNKSHYFLHTITNEISYRVLKDLSISAEPGYFRLEGNYKNHPDVDKTYPYLRISTRYRVDL